Proteins encoded in a region of the Streptococcus sanguinis genome:
- a CDS encoding ABC transporter permease, producing the protein MRAFIFAKRNFKEIMRDYVSSLMGIGFPVFLIIALSLMKQSLKGMPAIFSIENFAPSMMVFGASWLTIFVGSLMATDRNNSFLMRLLSTPLRSVDYILGYSIPVLPLALLQGIASFATAMIFGLSLNLGTFYVLLVLIPVALLFISLGLLLGSAFSSSNAVSGFGTILVNATVFLSGAVLPIEMIGGGFEAFCNALPFAHAAKVVQLALAQDLNSLLPHLFWVLLYAFLFFIPSVWIFKKRMKG; encoded by the coding sequence ATGAGAGCCTTCATTTTTGCAAAGCGCAATTTCAAAGAAATCATGCGTGATTATGTCAGCAGTTTGATGGGAATTGGTTTTCCTGTCTTTCTGATTATCGCCCTGTCCCTTATGAAACAGAGCCTCAAAGGGATGCCAGCTATCTTTTCCATTGAAAATTTTGCTCCTAGTATGATGGTATTTGGTGCTTCCTGGCTGACTATTTTTGTCGGCAGTTTAATGGCCACGGACCGCAATAACTCTTTTCTCATGCGTCTCCTATCTACACCGCTTAGAAGCGTGGATTATATCTTAGGGTATTCGATTCCAGTTCTGCCTCTGGCTCTTTTACAGGGCATAGCCAGTTTTGCGACTGCAATGATTTTTGGCTTATCCTTAAATCTGGGAACTTTTTACGTCCTCTTGGTTTTGATCCCAGTAGCTCTGCTCTTTATTTCTTTGGGCTTGCTTTTAGGGTCAGCTTTCTCTAGCAGTAATGCAGTCAGTGGTTTTGGAACTATTCTTGTCAATGCTACGGTTTTTCTCAGTGGAGCAGTGCTTCCGATTGAGATGATAGGAGGTGGTTTTGAAGCATTTTGCAATGCCTTGCCATTTGCCCATGCAGCAAAGGTTGTTCAGTTGGCATTGGCTCAAGATTTGAATTCACTTTTGCCTCATCTTTTTTGGGTTCTTCTCTATGCTTTCCTATTCTTTATCCCTTCTGTCTGGATTTTCAAAAAGAGGATGAAAGGCTAG